The following coding sequences lie in one Desulfatiglans anilini DSM 4660 genomic window:
- a CDS encoding CCA tRNA nucleotidyltransferase: MPPPALPEAVLWACRRLRAAGHEVAVVGGAVRDAQLKRTLVDWDLATSAPHEALLELFYDTPHFVIQANTVTLLLAGTRLEITPFKGKTRSLESDLAHRDFTVNAMAVDPFSGRFTDPFGGAVDLGKRLLRAVPPAEDRFREDPVRLLRAIRLAGELRFSIASGTLPSLVSEAWRIDSAAKERIREELLKILLLRRPSSSLILLRKTGLLGRIIPELLEAYRMPQRPPHLYTVLKHVFESVDRVPPSPLLRVAALFHDIGKPATHRKVEGIWRFHGHAALGARMTREILRRLRFSSAFAERAAHLVEHHMLDCETPWSDPAIRRLIRRIGPEAVPDLLSLRRADLLAHGGGSEQRVAALDRLEQRIHELMRQPLPLRPKDLAVDGHTVMRLLGIGPGPAVGRVLNHLLTAVSEDPSLNREDILQNIIRGLPEKE, from the coding sequence ATGCCGCCACCCGCCCTGCCCGAGGCCGTCCTCTGGGCCTGCCGCCGCCTCCGGGCCGCCGGACATGAGGTGGCCGTCGTCGGCGGCGCGGTTCGGGATGCGCAGCTGAAGCGCACCCTGGTCGATTGGGATCTGGCGACGAGCGCCCCGCACGAGGCCCTCCTAGAGCTCTTTTACGACACCCCGCATTTCGTCATCCAGGCCAATACCGTCACGCTGCTCCTCGCCGGGACCCGCCTCGAGATCACTCCGTTCAAGGGTAAAACACGCTCTCTTGAAAGCGACCTCGCCCACCGCGATTTCACCGTCAACGCCATGGCCGTGGATCCATTCTCCGGCCGGTTCACGGATCCGTTCGGCGGGGCGGTCGACCTCGGCAAACGCCTGCTCCGTGCGGTACCCCCGGCCGAAGACCGCTTCCGCGAGGATCCTGTCCGCCTCCTGCGCGCCATCCGTCTCGCAGGGGAGCTCCGCTTTTCGATCGCCTCCGGGACCTTGCCCTCCCTCGTGAGCGAGGCCTGGCGCATCGATAGCGCCGCCAAAGAAAGAATCCGGGAGGAGCTCTTGAAGATCCTGCTCCTCAGACGTCCTTCATCCAGCCTGATCCTGCTCCGGAAAACGGGCCTGCTGGGGAGGATCATTCCGGAGCTGCTCGAGGCGTACCGGATGCCTCAGCGTCCCCCACACCTCTACACGGTCCTCAAGCATGTCTTCGAGTCCGTGGACCGGGTTCCTCCCAGCCCGCTCCTGCGGGTCGCGGCCCTGTTTCACGACATCGGGAAGCCAGCCACCCACCGAAAGGTCGAAGGGATCTGGCGTTTCCACGGTCACGCGGCCCTCGGCGCCCGGATGACGCGCGAGATCCTCCGCAGGCTGCGCTTCTCGTCGGCCTTTGCCGAACGCGCCGCCCATCTCGTCGAGCACCACATGCTCGATTGCGAGACGCCCTGGAGCGATCCTGCCATCCGCCGCCTCATTCGGCGGATAGGCCCGGAAGCCGTCCCCGACCTCCTTTCTCTGCGGCGCGCGGATCTCCTGGCGCACGGCGGAGGCTCCGAACAGAGGGTCGCAGCGCTCGACCGGCTGGAACAGCGGATCCACGAACTGATGCGGCAGCCTCTGCCTCTGCGGCCCAAAGACCTGGCCGTTGATGGACACACCGTCATGCGGCTCCTCGGAATCGGTCCCGGGCCCGCTGTCGGCAGAGTCCTGAACCATCTGCTCACGGCCGTCTCAGAAGACCCTTCCTTGAACCGCGAAGACATCCTGCAAAACATCATCCGGGGCCTCCCTGAGAAAGAATGA
- a CDS encoding ABC transporter ATP-binding protein encodes MLQLKNVRFAVQDDSSGDGKGMKSIIDSVDFTFEKGKFYAITGPNGSGKTTLAKLIMGINPVTSGEILFDGKDISGWSITERAKAGIAYSFQHPARFKGTTFRDLLSIAMGTDDEDKLVKIIARVGICSLDFLDKPVDSKLSGGEIKKVELATTIARNPKIAIYDEPDTGIDLWTIGPMVELLKREQKEYGTTTLVVSHNRAFLEAADMLLLIKKGRIVFTGGLEEAIPLLEDLSICSYGDVCEGESDAKCYR; translated from the coding sequence ATGCTACAGTTGAAAAACGTCCGCTTTGCGGTCCAGGATGATTCATCCGGGGACGGCAAGGGTATGAAGAGCATCATCGATAGCGTTGATTTCACCTTCGAAAAGGGGAAATTTTATGCGATCACGGGGCCGAACGGAAGCGGGAAAACCACGCTGGCCAAGCTGATCATGGGGATCAATCCCGTTACGTCCGGGGAGATCCTTTTCGACGGCAAGGATATTTCGGGATGGTCGATCACCGAGAGGGCGAAGGCGGGGATCGCATACAGCTTTCAGCATCCCGCCCGGTTCAAAGGCACGACGTTCCGTGATCTCCTCTCGATTGCCATGGGTACGGATGACGAGGATAAGCTGGTGAAGATCATCGCGAGGGTCGGCATCTGTTCGCTCGATTTCCTCGACAAGCCCGTCGATTCCAAACTGTCGGGGGGAGAGATCAAGAAGGTCGAACTTGCGACAACGATCGCGCGCAACCCCAAAATAGCCATCTACGACGAGCCGGACACCGGCATCGATCTCTGGACCATCGGCCCGATGGTCGAGCTCCTGAAACGAGAGCAAAAGGAGTATGGCACAACCACTCTGGTGGTGAGCCACAACCGGGCCTTCCTCGAAGCGGCCGACATGCTTCTGCTGATCAAGAAAGGCCGGATCGTTTTCACCGGGGGCCTGGAGGAAGCGATACCACTGTTGGAGGATCTCAGTATCTGCAGCTACGGCGATGTCTGCGAAGGAGAGAGCGATGCTAAGTGCTATCGATAA